One window from the genome of Natrialba magadii ATCC 43099 encodes:
- a CDS encoding peroxidase-related enzyme (This protein belongs to a clade of uncharacterized proteins related to peroxidases such as the alkylhydroperoxidase AhpD.) has product MSDQDDTVDTDTDSDSDTDTDTDSGSVNDATGESNATPTLADDAMANFPVPDFGELPEDLQERITEETESAGFTPNVFSAFAYKPSHFRAFFQYHDALVEDTALEREEIEMIVVAVSGVNHCYYCNVAHGALVRIYAQDPQLADQLIANYRTADINETHRTMLDVAVTLTERPMAVEESDLDRLRDAGFSEEALWDIAAVTSFYNLSNRMAMFAEMRPNDEFHTLGRD; this is encoded by the coding sequence ATGAGCGATCAGGACGACACAGTCGATACGGACACGGACTCAGACTCGGACACGGACACGGACACGGACTCGGGTTCAGTCAACGATGCAACTGGAGAATCGAACGCCACACCAACCCTCGCAGACGACGCCATGGCGAACTTCCCCGTCCCGGACTTCGGAGAACTCCCCGAGGACCTCCAGGAACGGATCACCGAGGAAACCGAGAGCGCTGGCTTCACACCGAATGTTTTCTCCGCGTTCGCCTACAAACCCTCACACTTCCGGGCGTTCTTCCAGTACCACGACGCACTCGTCGAGGACACCGCACTCGAGCGTGAGGAAATCGAGATGATCGTTGTCGCGGTCTCCGGTGTCAACCACTGTTACTACTGTAATGTCGCACACGGGGCACTCGTGAGGATCTATGCTCAAGATCCACAGTTAGCGGACCAACTGATCGCGAACTACAGAACTGCGGATATCAACGAGACCCATCGTACGATGCTCGACGTTGCTGTCACACTCACCGAGCGACCAATGGCGGTCGAAGAGTCGGATCTCGACCGACTCCGCGACGCTGGCTTCAGCGAGGAGGCACTCTGGGACATCGCCGCCGTAACATCGTTTTACAACCTGAGTAACCGAATGGCGATGTTTGCTGAGATGCGGCCGAACGACGAGTTCCACACGCTCGGCCGGGACTGA
- a CDS encoding HalOD1 output domain-containing protein: MREITVETQADDSVSTVVVEAVAEAVGVDATALPPLYERVDPDALDAVFAPTATGAPRTGEIQFSYSEYVVTVGCDGDEIAITLDT; the protein is encoded by the coding sequence ATGCGAGAGATCACCGTGGAGACGCAAGCCGACGATTCCGTCAGCACCGTTGTCGTTGAGGCGGTGGCCGAAGCTGTCGGCGTTGACGCAACAGCGTTGCCACCGCTGTACGAGCGGGTCGACCCCGACGCACTCGACGCGGTGTTCGCGCCGACAGCGACGGGTGCACCACGCACCGGGGAGATTCAATTCTCCTACAGCGAGTACGTGGTCACAGTCGGCTGCGACGGTGATGAGATTGCAATCACACTCGATACGTGA
- a CDS encoding Lrp/AsnC family transcriptional regulator, whose protein sequence is MSDDPLDDVDRGILHLLQQDARNYSAADIADHVGVTANTVRNRIQRLEEGGIIDGYVPRINYEQAGYQLAVDMICTAPITNRSGLASEALDVDGVVQVRERMTGRRNVTITAIAAESDDLTEIATQLDEIGLTVESEELVKNVHVQPFDNFASNEIEE, encoded by the coding sequence ATGAGTGACGATCCACTTGACGACGTTGATAGAGGGATCCTCCATCTGTTGCAACAAGACGCGCGCAACTACAGCGCCGCCGACATCGCCGACCACGTGGGCGTGACGGCCAATACGGTGCGTAATCGGATTCAGCGTCTCGAAGAGGGTGGCATCATCGACGGGTATGTCCCACGTATCAATTACGAACAAGCCGGGTACCAGCTCGCGGTGGACATGATCTGTACCGCCCCTATCACCAACCGGTCGGGACTCGCGAGCGAAGCGTTGGACGTAGACGGCGTCGTTCAAGTTCGCGAACGGATGACCGGTCGCCGGAATGTAACCATCACTGCTATCGCCGCCGAGAGCGACGACCTTACCGAAATTGCGACGCAACTCGACGAGATCGGGCTGACGGTCGAATCCGAGGAACTGGTCAAAAACGTCCACGTTCAGCCGTTCGACAACTTCGCCTCCAACGAGATCGAGGAGTGA